A genome region from Oryctolagus cuniculus chromosome 20, mOryCun1.1, whole genome shotgun sequence includes the following:
- the TMEM229B gene encoding transmembrane protein 229B isoform X1 — translation MPQQRPLDLPSYPGCGASALPSVTPPTQPGASKDKEATFTEPLVLAAEVSPGLSKEPGLSAVSCSLRLDQPRSPGTASRTRADLAQQPSPVCTMASAEPLTALSRWYLYAIHGYFCEVMFTAAWEFVVNFNWKFPGVTSVWALFIYGTSILIVERMYLHLRGRCPLLLRCLIYTLWTYLWEFTTGFILRQFNACPWDYSQFDFDFMGLITLEYAVPWFCGALIMEQLIIRNTLRLRFDRDAEPGQPASALALANGHVKTD, via the exons atgccacagcaacggcccctagACCTTCCATCTTACCCGGGATGTGGAGCAAGTGCCCTCCCTTCCGTAACTCCACCCACCCAGCCTGGAGCCTCGAAG GACAAAGAGGCGACGTTCACTGAGCCGCTGGTTCTTGCTGCTGAAGTTTCCCCGGGGCTGAGCAAGGAG CCAGGCCTCTCAGCTGTCTCCTGTTCCCTGCGCCTGGACCAGCCCCGCTCTCCTGGCACCGCCTCTCGGACAAGGGCTGACCTTGCCCAG CAGCCAAGCCCTGTCTGCACCATGGCGTCCGCCGAGCCCCTGACGGCGCTGTCCCGCTGGTATCTGTACGCCATCCACGGCTACTTCTGCGAGGTGATGTTCACGGCGGCCTGGGAGTTCGTGGTGAACTTTAACTGGAAGTTCCCGGGGGTCACGAGCGTGTGGGCGCTCTTCATCTACGGCACGTCCATCCTCATCGTGGAGCGCAtgtacctgcacctgcgtggccgCTGCCCGCTGCTGCTGCGCTGCCTCATCTACACGCTCTGGACCTACCTGTGGGAGTTCACGACCGGCTTCATCCTGCGCCAGTTCAACGCCTGCCCCTGGGACTACTCCCAGTTCGACTTTGACTTCATGGGCCTCATCACCCTGGAGTACGCGGTGCCCTGGTTCTGCGGCGCACTCATCATGGAGCAGCTCATCATCCGCAACACCCTGCGCCTGCGCTTCGACCGGGACGCCGAGCCCGGCCAGCCCGCcagtgccctggccctggccaatGGCCACGTCAAGACTGACTGA
- the TMEM229B gene encoding transmembrane protein 229B isoform X3, giving the protein MPQQRPLDLPSYPGCGASALPSVTPPTQPGASKDKEATFTEPLVLAAEVSPGLSKEQPSPVCTMASAEPLTALSRWYLYAIHGYFCEVMFTAAWEFVVNFNWKFPGVTSVWALFIYGTSILIVERMYLHLRGRCPLLLRCLIYTLWTYLWEFTTGFILRQFNACPWDYSQFDFDFMGLITLEYAVPWFCGALIMEQLIIRNTLRLRFDRDAEPGQPASALALANGHVKTD; this is encoded by the exons atgccacagcaacggcccctagACCTTCCATCTTACCCGGGATGTGGAGCAAGTGCCCTCCCTTCCGTAACTCCACCCACCCAGCCTGGAGCCTCGAAG GACAAAGAGGCGACGTTCACTGAGCCGCTGGTTCTTGCTGCTGAAGTTTCCCCGGGGCTGAGCAAGGAG CAGCCAAGCCCTGTCTGCACCATGGCGTCCGCCGAGCCCCTGACGGCGCTGTCCCGCTGGTATCTGTACGCCATCCACGGCTACTTCTGCGAGGTGATGTTCACGGCGGCCTGGGAGTTCGTGGTGAACTTTAACTGGAAGTTCCCGGGGGTCACGAGCGTGTGGGCGCTCTTCATCTACGGCACGTCCATCCTCATCGTGGAGCGCAtgtacctgcacctgcgtggccgCTGCCCGCTGCTGCTGCGCTGCCTCATCTACACGCTCTGGACCTACCTGTGGGAGTTCACGACCGGCTTCATCCTGCGCCAGTTCAACGCCTGCCCCTGGGACTACTCCCAGTTCGACTTTGACTTCATGGGCCTCATCACCCTGGAGTACGCGGTGCCCTGGTTCTGCGGCGCACTCATCATGGAGCAGCTCATCATCCGCAACACCCTGCGCCTGCGCTTCGACCGGGACGCCGAGCCCGGCCAGCCCGCcagtgccctggccctggccaatGGCCACGTCAAGACTGACTGA
- the TMEM229B gene encoding transmembrane protein 229B isoform X2 yields the protein MPQQRPLDLPSYPGCGASALPSVTPPTQPGASKDKEATFTEPLVLAAEVSPGLSKEPGLSAVSCSLRLDQPRSPGTASRTRADLAQPSPVCTMASAEPLTALSRWYLYAIHGYFCEVMFTAAWEFVVNFNWKFPGVTSVWALFIYGTSILIVERMYLHLRGRCPLLLRCLIYTLWTYLWEFTTGFILRQFNACPWDYSQFDFDFMGLITLEYAVPWFCGALIMEQLIIRNTLRLRFDRDAEPGQPASALALANGHVKTD from the exons atgccacagcaacggcccctagACCTTCCATCTTACCCGGGATGTGGAGCAAGTGCCCTCCCTTCCGTAACTCCACCCACCCAGCCTGGAGCCTCGAAG GACAAAGAGGCGACGTTCACTGAGCCGCTGGTTCTTGCTGCTGAAGTTTCCCCGGGGCTGAGCAAGGAG CCAGGCCTCTCAGCTGTCTCCTGTTCCCTGCGCCTGGACCAGCCCCGCTCTCCTGGCACCGCCTCTCGGACAAGGGCTGACCTTGCCCAG CCAAGCCCTGTCTGCACCATGGCGTCCGCCGAGCCCCTGACGGCGCTGTCCCGCTGGTATCTGTACGCCATCCACGGCTACTTCTGCGAGGTGATGTTCACGGCGGCCTGGGAGTTCGTGGTGAACTTTAACTGGAAGTTCCCGGGGGTCACGAGCGTGTGGGCGCTCTTCATCTACGGCACGTCCATCCTCATCGTGGAGCGCAtgtacctgcacctgcgtggccgCTGCCCGCTGCTGCTGCGCTGCCTCATCTACACGCTCTGGACCTACCTGTGGGAGTTCACGACCGGCTTCATCCTGCGCCAGTTCAACGCCTGCCCCTGGGACTACTCCCAGTTCGACTTTGACTTCATGGGCCTCATCACCCTGGAGTACGCGGTGCCCTGGTTCTGCGGCGCACTCATCATGGAGCAGCTCATCATCCGCAACACCCTGCGCCTGCGCTTCGACCGGGACGCCGAGCCCGGCCAGCCCGCcagtgccctggccctggccaatGGCCACGTCAAGACTGACTGA
- the TMEM229B gene encoding transmembrane protein 229B isoform X4, with translation MASAEPLTALSRWYLYAIHGYFCEVMFTAAWEFVVNFNWKFPGVTSVWALFIYGTSILIVERMYLHLRGRCPLLLRCLIYTLWTYLWEFTTGFILRQFNACPWDYSQFDFDFMGLITLEYAVPWFCGALIMEQLIIRNTLRLRFDRDAEPGQPASALALANGHVKTD, from the coding sequence ATGGCGTCCGCCGAGCCCCTGACGGCGCTGTCCCGCTGGTATCTGTACGCCATCCACGGCTACTTCTGCGAGGTGATGTTCACGGCGGCCTGGGAGTTCGTGGTGAACTTTAACTGGAAGTTCCCGGGGGTCACGAGCGTGTGGGCGCTCTTCATCTACGGCACGTCCATCCTCATCGTGGAGCGCAtgtacctgcacctgcgtggccgCTGCCCGCTGCTGCTGCGCTGCCTCATCTACACGCTCTGGACCTACCTGTGGGAGTTCACGACCGGCTTCATCCTGCGCCAGTTCAACGCCTGCCCCTGGGACTACTCCCAGTTCGACTTTGACTTCATGGGCCTCATCACCCTGGAGTACGCGGTGCCCTGGTTCTGCGGCGCACTCATCATGGAGCAGCTCATCATCCGCAACACCCTGCGCCTGCGCTTCGACCGGGACGCCGAGCCCGGCCAGCCCGCcagtgccctggccctggccaatGGCCACGTCAAGACTGACTGA